Proteins found in one Fulvitalea axinellae genomic segment:
- a CDS encoding trans-sulfuration enzyme family protein — MNFETIAIREQSERSANSEHSVPVYLTSGFTFDDAEHARAVFAEEEQAFSYSRYNNPNTDELVDKIKRLENVDDALTTSSGMSAIFGALAPLLNAGDHAVVCRSVFGSTYQLFSNIFGRWNIGHTYVPADDCSCWEDAITPQTKILFVETPTNPALDLIDLKWAADLAKRHNLILLVDNTFSTPYLQRPADFGADIVLHSTTKYLDGQGRTLGGVIGGRQDLIDKIRPFVRQTGPCLSPFNAWVISKSLETLAIRLDRHCANALELAKRLEAHPAVERVKYPFLKSHPQYELARKQMRAGGGIVSIFVKGGLTEGKQFLDGLNMCSLSANLGDSRSIVTHPASTTHSKLSEEERLSVGISQNLVRISAGLEHVDDIWNDLKTSLDQLVGQTVLEG, encoded by the coding sequence ATGAACTTCGAAACCATCGCCATCAGGGAACAAAGCGAAAGAAGCGCCAACTCGGAGCACTCTGTCCCGGTATACTTGACTTCAGGATTCACCTTTGACGACGCCGAGCACGCCCGCGCTGTATTCGCCGAGGAAGAGCAGGCCTTTTCTTATTCTCGCTACAACAACCCCAACACCGACGAACTGGTGGACAAAATCAAAAGGCTCGAAAACGTAGACGACGCTCTGACAACCTCATCGGGCATGTCCGCCATTTTCGGCGCTCTGGCTCCACTGCTCAATGCCGGCGACCACGCCGTAGTTTGCCGTTCGGTTTTCGGCTCTACATACCAACTTTTCTCAAATATATTCGGAAGATGGAACATCGGCCACACCTACGTTCCGGCCGACGACTGTTCCTGTTGGGAAGATGCCATAACACCCCAAACGAAAATTCTTTTCGTGGAAACGCCTACGAATCCGGCTCTCGACCTTATCGACTTGAAATGGGCCGCGGATCTAGCAAAACGCCACAACCTTATACTTCTTGTCGACAATACTTTTTCAACACCTTACCTGCAACGCCCTGCGGATTTCGGTGCCGATATCGTGTTGCATTCCACCACAAAATATCTTGACGGACAAGGCCGTACACTCGGTGGCGTAATAGGCGGACGCCAGGACTTGATTGACAAAATCCGTCCGTTCGTACGCCAAACCGGTCCGTGTCTTTCCCCTTTCAACGCTTGGGTAATCTCCAAAAGTCTTGAGACTTTGGCCATACGCCTGGATCGCCACTGCGCCAACGCCTTGGAATTGGCCAAAAGACTGGAAGCACACCCGGCGGTGGAAAGGGTAAAATACCCGTTTCTGAAATCGCATCCGCAATACGAACTCGCCCGCAAACAAATGAGAGCCGGCGGAGGAATCGTTTCAATATTCGTAAAAGGCGGATTAACCGAAGGCAAACAGTTCCTCGACGGCCTGAACATGTGCTCGCTCTCAGCCAACCTCGGCGATTCGCGAAGCATAGTCACTCACCCAGCCTCCACCACCCATTCAAAACTTAGCGAAGAGGAACGCCTTAGTGTTGGCATCAGCCAGAACCTTGTGCGGATTTCCGCCGGTTTGGAACACGTTGATGATATCTGGAATGATCTGAAAACCTCATTGGACCAACTCGTCGGCCAGACGGTTTTGGAGGGCTAA
- the rsmG gene encoding 16S rRNA (guanine(527)-N(7))-methyltransferase RsmG: MAEATIINKYFPDLSDIQKERFEALGKLYAEWNQKINVVSRKDIESLYERHVLHSLGIAKVQTFKPGSEILDVGTGGGFPGIPLAIMFPESRFYLVDSIGKKIKVVKGVAEALELDNVYAEQTRAEQVGHEFDFIVSRAVTRLKPFYQWIKNKVKAESVHERKNGILYLKGGDLAEELKEAKKKYELYELKDFFEEEFFETKKVVYVPMG, from the coding sequence GTGGCTGAAGCAACGATCATCAACAAATATTTCCCCGATCTTTCGGACATACAAAAGGAACGATTTGAGGCCCTTGGCAAACTTTACGCCGAGTGGAACCAGAAGATTAACGTCGTTTCAAGAAAAGATATAGAATCGCTGTACGAGCGCCATGTCCTGCACTCGTTGGGCATAGCCAAGGTACAGACTTTCAAACCCGGCTCCGAAATCCTGGACGTGGGGACCGGTGGCGGTTTTCCCGGAATTCCGTTGGCCATTATGTTTCCGGAATCCCGCTTTTACTTGGTCGATTCGATCGGCAAGAAGATAAAAGTGGTAAAAGGCGTGGCCGAGGCTTTGGAACTGGACAACGTTTACGCCGAACAAACCCGCGCCGAGCAGGTCGGGCACGAATTCGATTTTATCGTAAGCCGGGCCGTGACTCGCCTTAAGCCGTTTTACCAATGGATAAAAAACAAGGTGAAAGCCGAATCGGTGCATGAACGCAAAAACGGCATCCTTTACCTGAAAGGCGGAGACCTTGCCGAAGAGCTGAAAGAAGCGAAAAAGAAATACGAGCTTTATGAATTGAAAGACTTTTTCGAAGAAGAGTTTTTCGAAACCAAAAAGGTGGTGTACGTACCTATGGGCTAA
- a CDS encoding tRNA-binding protein, with protein MERDQTLSWADFEKVDIRVGTVLEAEEFKEARRSAYKMKVDFGELGILKTSAQITDIYKPEDLPGTQVVAVVNFPPKQIANIMSECLVLGAVDAGGKVVLLRPDKEVENGLRVS; from the coding sequence ATGGAAAGAGACCAGACGTTATCGTGGGCGGATTTTGAAAAAGTGGATATCCGTGTAGGAACAGTTTTGGAAGCCGAGGAATTTAAAGAGGCCCGTCGGTCCGCCTATAAAATGAAAGTGGATTTCGGAGAGCTCGGCATTCTCAAGACCTCCGCGCAGATCACCGATATCTACAAGCCCGAGGATTTGCCGGGAACCCAAGTGGTGGCCGTAGTCAATTTTCCGCCGAAGCAGATCGCAAACATAATGAGCGAGTGTTTGGTGCTGGGAGCTGTGGATGCCGGAGGAAAAGTAGTTTTGCTTCGGCCCGATAAGGAAGTGGAAAATGGCTTGAGAGTGAGCTGA
- a CDS encoding gliding motility lipoprotein GldH, which translates to MRKRIFGLFLMIGWAFSGCATEPGTVYDSYKELKDMRWVANDSPKFDFDIEDVNRPYDIFLNVRNDMDYPFRNLYVSYALTDAKGDTLSSELKNIMLFEPKTGYPYGTGMGSVKDLREALVKSVKFSAPGPYSISLRQMMRKDTLDGISAVGIRVSVVKPQAEK; encoded by the coding sequence ATGCGTAAGCGGATATTCGGCTTGTTTTTGATGATAGGCTGGGCGTTTTCAGGTTGCGCTACGGAGCCTGGAACCGTCTATGACAGCTATAAGGAGTTGAAAGATATGCGCTGGGTGGCAAATGATTCGCCCAAGTTCGATTTTGATATCGAGGACGTAAACCGTCCGTATGATATTTTTTTGAATGTGAGAAACGATATGGATTATCCGTTTCGGAATCTTTACGTATCGTATGCGCTAACTGACGCCAAAGGTGATACATTGTCATCGGAACTGAAAAATATTATGCTGTTTGAGCCGAAGACAGGCTACCCTTACGGAACCGGAATGGGATCGGTGAAGGATCTTAGGGAGGCTTTGGTTAAAAGCGTGAAGTTCTCGGCGCCGGGGCCGTATAGTATTAGCCTAAGGCAAATGATGAGAAAAGATACTCTGGACGGTATTTCCGCCGTGGGTATTAGGGTTTCGGTTGTCAAACCGCAAGCAGAAAAGTAA
- a CDS encoding DUF2723 domain-containing protein, whose protein sequence is MFNYRKANNITGWIVFAISTLVYWLTVEPTASFWDCGEFIACSYKLEVPHPPGAPFYLLLGRMFSLLAGGDTSMVAYWINILSVLAGGFTVLFLFWTITMLGRKLLSATDTEKIDQATGLKLLGAGIVGSLAYSFTDTAWFSAVEAEVYSMSSFFTALVVWAMLKWDLIDDESTGNRWLIFIAYMIGLSIGVHLLNLVTFPALGLIYYFKKYKETTLQGIIVTLLISVVIVLFINDLIIPGLPSLAGSIEIFFVNSLGMPFGSGIIFFVLIFLGGLIFSIYFSQKKAMATLNMFLLGFAFILIGYSSYTIIPIRSAYNPPIDENNPENIISFVSYLKREQYGSRPLLFGPYYDAKLTGTEKGAKVYERRGDRYEVVDRKLTYKYDESRQTIFPRIYSSNPPSHIEAYQNALGLAPGEQPNFADNLSFFFSDQIGRMYMRYFLWNFSGRESDEKGAGWTSPVDAFKELPDSIKNNAGHNNYLMIPLIIGLIGFFFNLNKNPKVFGAVGLLFVMLGVALVVYLNMPPVEPRERDYIFVGSFYAFCIWIGFGVLSISRWLSQVGPKGATAAVMATVIGLSAPTMLLAENWNDHDRSDRYFSVDTAKNFLDSCAPNAIIFTGGDNDTFPLWYVQEVEGYRTDVRVIVLSYFNTDWYVHQMMRSQYDSEALPFSFTADDVRQGGVLDYAYYQKNDRINGAIDAKRYLQLLKKKSPALIAQTQDGQLATVPSKSMYYDIDSAKVDALGIVPENLKHLMVDKMVWTMKTNVLEKNALMVIDLITNNNWERPIYFNHTSKSGIGIDLNPYLVQEGNAFRLLPVKNPNPRADFVSTEVMYKNFMGGKFHHTGLQDSTVYYNKDYRDFVTNSRANFNTLAEALIYENQEEKAKEVLNRSLEWMPTNVIPADYTASQTIAMLLLLNEADKALPLIHQVTKNSDQMLTYYAKQGTAINRDIQVNLYLLNNMADDLKRAGQADLEKEVRGILNKHLAAFGGRR, encoded by the coding sequence ATGTTTAATTACAGGAAGGCCAACAATATCACGGGCTGGATAGTCTTCGCGATTTCCACGCTGGTATATTGGTTGACGGTAGAACCTACCGCAAGTTTTTGGGATTGCGGCGAATTCATCGCCTGCTCGTACAAGCTGGAAGTACCGCACCCGCCGGGAGCGCCTTTTTATCTCTTGCTTGGCCGTATGTTCTCGCTCCTCGCCGGTGGCGACACCTCTATGGTAGCTTATTGGATCAACATCCTGAGCGTATTGGCCGGAGGCTTCACCGTGCTGTTCCTGTTCTGGACCATCACTATGCTGGGCAGAAAACTGCTCAGCGCCACCGACACCGAAAAAATAGACCAGGCTACGGGCCTGAAATTACTCGGAGCGGGCATAGTCGGCTCATTGGCTTATTCGTTTACCGACACGGCTTGGTTCTCGGCCGTTGAAGCCGAAGTGTACTCGATGTCCTCGTTCTTTACCGCTTTGGTGGTTTGGGCGATGCTCAAATGGGATTTGATCGACGACGAAAGCACCGGCAACCGCTGGCTGATTTTCATCGCATACATGATCGGGCTCTCTATCGGCGTTCACTTGCTCAACCTCGTGACCTTCCCGGCTTTGGGCCTTATTTATTATTTCAAAAAATATAAGGAAACCACTTTACAAGGCATTATCGTCACGCTATTGATCAGTGTCGTGATCGTTTTGTTTATCAACGACCTGATTATCCCTGGCTTACCTTCATTGGCCGGAAGTATCGAAATTTTCTTCGTGAACTCGCTCGGCATGCCTTTCGGCTCGGGTATTATTTTCTTCGTCCTGATATTTTTGGGAGGCCTTATCTTCTCGATTTACTTCAGCCAGAAGAAAGCCATGGCCACGCTGAACATGTTCTTGCTCGGCTTCGCTTTTATCCTGATCGGATATTCTTCATACACGATCATTCCTATCCGCTCGGCATACAACCCGCCGATTGACGAGAACAACCCGGAAAACATCATCTCGTTCGTTTCTTACCTTAAGCGTGAGCAATACGGATCGCGTCCGCTTCTCTTCGGACCTTATTACGACGCCAAACTCACGGGCACGGAAAAAGGAGCGAAAGTATACGAGCGCCGTGGCGACCGCTACGAAGTGGTGGACCGCAAGCTGACTTACAAATACGACGAGTCTCGCCAAACGATCTTCCCACGGATTTACTCAAGCAACCCACCGTCACATATCGAAGCGTACCAAAACGCTCTCGGCTTAGCTCCGGGCGAACAGCCTAACTTCGCAGATAACTTGTCGTTCTTCTTCTCCGATCAAATCGGAAGGATGTATATGCGCTATTTCCTCTGGAACTTCTCCGGCAGGGAAAGCGACGAAAAAGGCGCTGGCTGGACTTCTCCCGTAGATGCTTTTAAGGAATTGCCCGACTCGATCAAGAACAATGCGGGACACAATAATTACTTGATGATTCCGCTGATCATCGGCCTGATCGGTTTCTTCTTTAATTTAAATAAAAACCCGAAAGTGTTCGGCGCAGTCGGACTTCTGTTCGTTATGCTGGGCGTCGCGTTGGTTGTTTATCTGAACATGCCACCCGTAGAGCCTCGCGAGCGTGATTATATCTTCGTAGGTTCCTTCTACGCATTCTGTATCTGGATAGGTTTCGGTGTGCTCAGCATCTCAAGGTGGCTCAGCCAAGTGGGACCAAAAGGCGCCACGGCCGCGGTGATGGCTACGGTAATCGGCCTTTCCGCCCCGACTATGCTTTTGGCCGAAAACTGGAACGACCATGACCGCTCGGACAGGTATTTCTCTGTAGACACAGCCAAAAACTTCCTCGATTCTTGCGCGCCAAACGCCATTATCTTTACCGGCGGCGATAACGATACTTTCCCGCTCTGGTATGTGCAGGAAGTCGAAGGTTACCGCACCGACGTCCGCGTAATCGTACTCAGCTACTTCAACACCGACTGGTACGTACACCAAATGATGCGCTCGCAGTACGATTCCGAGGCCCTGCCGTTCTCGTTCACGGCCGACGACGTACGCCAAGGCGGTGTTCTGGACTACGCTTACTACCAGAAAAACGACCGTATCAACGGAGCTATCGACGCCAAGCGCTACTTGCAATTGCTTAAGAAGAAAAGCCCGGCGCTTATTGCGCAAACCCAAGACGGGCAATTGGCCACCGTTCCTTCCAAGTCGATGTATTACGATATCGATTCGGCGAAAGTGGACGCATTAGGAATTGTTCCCGAAAACCTCAAGCACCTGATGGTAGACAAGATGGTGTGGACGATGAAAACCAATGTATTGGAGAAAAACGCCCTGATGGTAATCGACCTGATTACGAACAATAACTGGGAGCGTCCGATTTACTTCAACCACACGTCTAAGTCAGGAATCGGTATCGACTTGAACCCGTACCTTGTACAGGAAGGCAATGCGTTCCGCCTGCTTCCGGTTAAAAACCCGAACCCGAGAGCCGACTTCGTAAGCACTGAGGTGATGTACAAGAACTTTATGGGTGGCAAATTCCACCACACCGGTCTTCAGGACTCGACGGTTTACTACAACAAAGACTACCGCGACTTCGTAACTAACTCGCGCGCCAACTTCAACACTTTGGCCGAAGCTCTTATCTACGAAAACCAAGAGGAGAAAGCCAAAGAGGTTCTAAACAGAAGCTTGGAATGGATGCCTACCAACGTAATCCCGGCGGATTACACGGCTTCGCAGACAATCGCTATGCTTCTTTTGCTTAACGAAGCTGACAAAGCTCTCCCGCTTATTCATCAGGTGACCAAAAACTCGGACCAGATGTTGACATACTACGCCAAGCAGGGAACAGCAATCAACCGCGATATCCAAGTAAACTTGTACTTGCTCAACAATATGGCTGACGACCTGAAACGCGCCGGCCAAGCCGATCTTGAAAAAGAGGTAAGAGGAATATTGAACAAGCACTTGGCCGCTTTTGGCGGACGACGCTAA
- a CDS encoding LptF/LptG family permease — translation MFKILDRYIIRKFLTTFFFVVLIIVSVVCVIDFAENNQKYIENAAPGAQVFRYYLDFGIWVANFITPLTIFIATVYVTAMLTGRSEIVAILSGGVSFNRLLQPYIVGSVLVGVLSFGLNGWVIPNTNKNRLLFEQEFRQGGDYSFDQKNVHVKVADNLYLYLYSYNVGSDSGRTVTLEEMDGAKVVSKLTARRMQWRGDSIGWRFKDWERRDIDDKGHVSVSSGKQLDTLLNISPKYFGNQNRLYEALTMPELDEYIADLRTRGADNVLPYVVEKYIRFTSPFAVIILTLIGVVVSSKKSRGGAGAQIAIGFTLAFVYIIFFMFSRTMAEAGSMNPIVAVWIPNVVFAAIGAYLYKIAPK, via the coding sequence ATGTTTAAAATCCTTGACCGCTATATTATCAGGAAATTCCTGACGACTTTTTTCTTCGTGGTGTTGATTATCGTGTCAGTCGTCTGCGTAATCGACTTTGCGGAAAACAACCAAAAATATATTGAGAACGCCGCTCCGGGCGCTCAAGTGTTCCGGTATTATCTGGATTTCGGCATTTGGGTGGCGAATTTTATTACGCCTTTGACCATCTTTATAGCTACGGTGTACGTGACGGCAATGCTTACCGGGCGTTCCGAAATTGTGGCGATCCTGAGCGGTGGCGTAAGTTTCAACAGGCTACTTCAGCCTTATATTGTCGGGTCCGTGTTAGTGGGTGTTCTGAGTTTTGGCCTCAATGGTTGGGTGATTCCGAATACGAACAAAAACCGTTTGCTCTTCGAGCAGGAGTTTCGTCAGGGCGGTGATTATAGCTTTGACCAGAAAAACGTTCACGTGAAAGTGGCCGATAACCTTTATCTGTACCTTTATTCTTATAATGTAGGGTCGGATTCTGGGCGTACCGTAACACTGGAGGAAATGGACGGCGCCAAAGTGGTGTCGAAACTCACGGCCCGCCGGATGCAGTGGAGAGGCGATTCGATAGGTTGGAGGTTCAAAGACTGGGAACGCCGGGATATTGACGACAAAGGGCATGTCTCCGTCTCTTCAGGAAAACAGTTGGACACGTTACTTAATATTTCCCCAAAATATTTCGGCAACCAAAACCGGCTTTACGAAGCCTTGACAATGCCGGAGCTGGATGAGTATATCGCCGATTTGCGTACTCGTGGAGCCGATAACGTGTTGCCTTACGTTGTTGAAAAATATATCCGTTTCACATCCCCGTTCGCAGTAATTATCCTGACGCTGATCGGAGTTGTGGTATCCTCAAAAAAATCGCGTGGAGGCGCCGGGGCACAGATAGCCATCGGATTTACTTTGGCTTTTGTCTACATTATATTCTTTATGTTTAGCCGAACCATGGCCGAAGCAGGCTCCATGAACCCTATAGTAGCCGTATGGATACCGAATGTGGTCTTTGCGGCAATCGGGGCTTATTTATACAAGATAGCGCCTAAATA
- the tgt gene encoding tRNA guanosine(34) transglycosylase Tgt yields MKFELQHKDPKSKARAGEITTDHGTIRTPIFMPVGTAGTVKAVHTRELKEDVKAQIILGNTYHLYLRPGLDILQQAGGLHKFNGWDRPILTDSGGYQVFSLAGTRKITEEGVMFKSHIDGSRHMFTPEGVMDIERKIGADIIMAFDECTPYPCDYAYAKNSMERTHRWLKRCVDRVDETEGLYGYNQTLFPIVQGSVYKDLRERSAETIASYGRDGNAIGGLSVGEPAEMMYETTDLVTNILPEDKPRYLMGVGTPANILESIALGVDMLDCVMPTRNARNGMLFTSEGIINIRNEKWKDDFSPIDANIGGHVSLFYTKAYLRHLVHAKEMLGAQIASIHNLTFYLWLVNEAREKIKTGEFASWKNMMVEKVSRRL; encoded by the coding sequence ATGAAATTCGAGTTGCAACACAAAGACCCGAAGAGTAAGGCGCGGGCAGGAGAAATCACGACCGACCACGGGACTATCCGCACGCCGATATTCATGCCTGTAGGTACTGCGGGGACCGTTAAGGCCGTGCATACACGGGAGTTGAAGGAAGATGTTAAAGCTCAGATTATTCTGGGTAACACATATCATTTGTATTTGCGTCCGGGGCTGGATATCCTTCAGCAGGCCGGCGGATTGCACAAGTTTAACGGCTGGGACCGCCCGATTTTGACCGATAGTGGCGGATATCAGGTGTTTTCGTTGGCCGGAACGCGGAAGATCACCGAAGAGGGCGTGATGTTTAAATCGCACATCGATGGATCCAGACATATGTTTACGCCAGAAGGCGTGATGGATATCGAACGCAAGATCGGCGCCGATATCATCATGGCTTTCGACGAATGTACGCCTTATCCGTGCGATTACGCTTACGCCAAAAACTCAATGGAGCGCACGCACCGTTGGTTGAAGCGTTGCGTAGACAGGGTAGACGAGACGGAAGGCCTTTACGGCTACAACCAGACACTTTTCCCTATCGTGCAGGGTAGCGTATACAAAGATCTGCGTGAGCGTTCGGCGGAAACTATCGCTTCGTACGGCCGTGACGGAAACGCCATTGGCGGATTGTCAGTGGGCGAGCCGGCGGAGATGATGTACGAAACCACCGACTTGGTAACGAACATTCTTCCGGAAGACAAGCCGAGATATTTGATGGGAGTGGGAACTCCTGCGAATATTTTGGAAAGTATCGCTTTGGGTGTGGATATGCTAGACTGCGTGATGCCTACCCGAAACGCCCGTAACGGAATGCTGTTTACGAGCGAGGGTATTATAAATATCCGTAACGAGAAGTGGAAGGACGATTTTTCTCCGATCGACGCCAATATCGGAGGTCATGTGTCGTTGTTCTATACGAAGGCTTATTTGAGGCATTTGGTTCATGCCAAGGAAATGTTGGGTGCCCAAATTGCCAGCATTCACAATTTGACCTTCTATCTTTGGTTGGTAAACGAAGCCAGAGAGAAAATTAAGACTGGCGAATTTGCCAGTTGGAAGAACATGATGGTGGAGAAAGTCAGCCGCAGGCTGTAA
- a CDS encoding glycosyltransferase, whose product MLIDIIFVFFLASAFIRLFYSLLFFTRNTVPEQPATKEAQSVPVSVIVCAHNELENLKELLPALYVQNHNDFEIIVADDRSTDGTGDWLRQEIPKSRGRLRSVRVDETPSHIDHKKFAVTMAVKAARHERMLFTDADCRPASENWVAGMASKFDKGVDFVIGYCQYQRRRGLLNALIRFETMMSGLLYLGFARAGNPYMAVGRNMAYRKSVFLANNGFGKLQGITGGDDDLLVNKLANRKNARVATGKDVAVLSVPKTTWRGFGRQKTRHLSVGKYYKTTDRIALGIFYLSIIIFWSSFITLLSATHELYWVAGGYSVVMLVTTAVWGMAAKRMPDDFRVWKIPVLDFLFPVYYILIGLRAFFSKKVQWS is encoded by the coding sequence ATGTTGATTGATATCATATTTGTATTTTTTTTGGCTTCGGCTTTCATTCGCCTGTTTTATTCGCTACTTTTCTTTACAAGAAACACCGTCCCGGAACAGCCGGCGACCAAGGAAGCGCAAAGCGTTCCGGTTTCCGTTATCGTATGCGCACACAACGAATTGGAGAATCTGAAAGAACTCCTTCCCGCGCTTTACGTACAAAATCACAACGATTTCGAAATCATAGTGGCCGATGACCGCTCAACCGACGGCACGGGCGATTGGCTACGGCAAGAAATCCCGAAAAGCCGGGGAAGACTGCGTAGCGTAAGGGTGGATGAGACACCCTCCCACATCGACCACAAGAAGTTCGCCGTGACGATGGCCGTGAAGGCCGCGCGTCACGAACGCATGCTCTTCACCGACGCCGACTGCCGTCCAGCTTCCGAAAATTGGGTAGCCGGCATGGCTTCAAAATTCGACAAAGGCGTGGATTTCGTTATCGGTTATTGCCAATACCAACGTAGACGGGGCCTGTTGAACGCACTGATTCGTTTTGAAACGATGATGAGCGGACTACTTTACTTGGGCTTTGCCCGTGCGGGCAATCCTTACATGGCCGTAGGCCGAAATATGGCTTACCGCAAGTCCGTTTTCCTGGCCAATAACGGATTTGGAAAACTGCAGGGCATTACCGGTGGTGACGACGACCTGCTGGTAAACAAGCTGGCCAACAGGAAAAACGCAAGAGTGGCCACGGGCAAAGACGTCGCCGTGTTGTCCGTGCCAAAAACTACATGGAGAGGCTTCGGAAGACAAAAGACCAGACATTTGTCTGTCGGGAAATATTACAAAACCACCGACAGAATTGCCTTAGGAATCTTTTATCTTTCGATAATTATATTTTGGTCGTCATTTATTACGTTATTAAGTGCAACCCACGAACTATATTGGGTTGCGGGCGGTTATTCCGTCGTAATGTTGGTGACAACGGCCGTATGGGGAATGGCCGCGAAACGGATGCCTGACGATTTCAGGGTATGGAAAATACCCGTCCTGGATTTCCTTTTCCCGGTTTATTACATTCTTATCGGATTACGGGCGTTCTTTTCAAAAAAGGTTCAATGGAGCTAA
- a CDS encoding RNA polymerase sigma factor has translation MELKKEFSNKALEDFAHIDRAVQGDQQAYAELMKRYRKPVYHMILKMIRNVDDAEDLTIEAFAKAFKNLHKFKKDYTFSTWLFRIATNNCIDFIRKKRLETMSIDSTYTDDNGEVVGIDVRDSDLNPQEVAIKSQKIDLVRTFVTQLPPKYQRLVRLRYFDELSYDEISKTLDAPLGTIKAQLHRARELMYDLVKGKEQHI, from the coding sequence ATGGAGCTAAAAAAAGAGTTTTCGAACAAGGCCCTCGAGGATTTCGCACATATCGACAGGGCGGTCCAAGGTGACCAGCAAGCGTACGCCGAACTTATGAAGCGCTATCGCAAGCCCGTCTACCACATGATCCTGAAAATGATCCGGAACGTCGACGACGCCGAGGACCTTACGATAGAAGCCTTTGCTAAGGCTTTCAAAAATTTGCACAAATTCAAAAAGGATTATACGTTCTCGACTTGGCTTTTCCGGATAGCCACGAACAACTGTATTGATTTTATCCGAAAAAAGCGTCTGGAAACCATGAGCATCGATTCCACCTACACCGACGACAACGGCGAGGTAGTGGGCATCGACGTGAGGGATTCGGACCTGAACCCGCAAGAGGTAGCGATCAAGAGCCAGAAAATCGATTTGGTGCGGACGTTCGTAACGCAACTGCCACCGAAATACCAGCGCCTGGTGCGTTTGCGCTATTTCGACGAGCTTTCTTACGACGAAATTTCCAAAACGCTGGACGCTCCGCTGGGCACCATCAAGGCGCAACTCCACCGCGCCCGGGAACTGATGTACGACTTGGTAAAAGGGAAAGAACAGCATATCTGA